A single window of Syntrophorhabdaceae bacterium DNA harbors:
- a CDS encoding thiamine pyrophosphate-dependent enzyme, with protein sequence MSGAVKGKRKEKSEGRVLLSGNEAFARGAYEAGVVLAAAYPGTPSSEILLNVAGYKEIIADWAANEKTAFEIGIGSAMAGARTMVSMKQPGVSVALDPLLNWSHTGTPGGFVLVACDDPGQHSSQTEDDTRMYAKLARIPCLDPSDSMEAKEYVGEALALSEKFDTPVIVKSTTRISHSKTIVDLYPRTEYPIKGFERNPNKYVVVPGRAILRETEVINRLAALKEYAETSPLNQVEWNSKEVGIITSGIAYYHAKHVIPEASYLKLGISFPVPEKMIKDFASKVKKLVVIEETRPFFEEELKIMGIYGFIGMDYFRVQGELDPDVVRAGLKKAGIPMEQPAPVVPERKDAPPRPPTMCAGCPHRGIFLAFKKMDVNVFSDIGCYTLAFAPPISALHTAICMGASIGNAVGMAKVHGSDKPIIAAIGDGTFIHSGMTPLYDAVYTQTNITVVILDNRITAMTGGQPAAESGFRANGAPTVTVDLDALVRGIGIKFVKHVDPYDIKACIEVLKEAIAFEGPAVVLTNRPCALMPRKIKDKPYMVVEEKCTGCGICMSSGCPAIGLSDQVAKKSKKGEKARTIDLSLCTGCSVCAQLCAVHAIQLIEN encoded by the coding sequence ATGAGCGGAGCGGTTAAAGGTAAAAGAAAAGAAAAATCTGAGGGTCGGGTGTTGCTTTCGGGTAATGAAGCCTTTGCAAGGGGAGCGTATGAAGCCGGCGTTGTTCTCGCTGCTGCCTATCCGGGCACGCCTTCTTCTGAGATTCTTCTGAATGTAGCAGGGTATAAGGAAATAATTGCAGATTGGGCAGCCAACGAAAAGACAGCCTTTGAAATCGGTATTGGGTCAGCCATGGCTGGCGCAAGGACCATGGTATCCATGAAACAGCCTGGCGTCAGCGTGGCTTTGGATCCTTTACTCAACTGGTCCCACACGGGGACACCGGGAGGGTTTGTGCTGGTAGCTTGCGACGATCCGGGACAGCACAGTTCTCAAACCGAGGACGATACGCGCATGTACGCAAAATTGGCCAGGATTCCCTGCCTGGATCCCAGCGACAGCATGGAAGCAAAAGAGTATGTAGGTGAGGCCCTCGCTCTTAGCGAAAAATTTGATACCCCCGTCATTGTAAAGTCAACAACAAGGATCTCACATTCCAAAACGATAGTCGATCTCTATCCCCGCACAGAATATCCCATTAAGGGATTTGAGAGGAATCCCAATAAATATGTGGTGGTACCGGGCAGGGCTATCCTGAGGGAAACAGAGGTCATTAACAGGCTCGCAGCATTGAAAGAGTATGCGGAAACATCACCTCTTAACCAGGTGGAGTGGAACAGTAAAGAAGTAGGGATCATCACTTCAGGGATTGCCTATTATCATGCGAAACATGTTATTCCTGAAGCAAGCTATCTGAAACTGGGAATCTCTTTTCCTGTTCCCGAGAAGATGATCAAGGACTTCGCCTCCAAGGTGAAAAAATTGGTGGTCATCGAAGAAACCCGTCCTTTCTTTGAAGAAGAACTTAAGATTATGGGCATATATGGTTTCATCGGTATGGACTATTTCAGAGTTCAGGGAGAATTGGATCCTGATGTTGTCCGGGCAGGCTTGAAAAAGGCTGGAATTCCCATGGAACAGCCCGCGCCGGTGGTTCCTGAGAGAAAAGATGCTCCGCCCCGTCCTCCTACCATGTGCGCAGGATGTCCTCACAGGGGAATATTCCTGGCATTCAAGAAAATGGACGTCAACGTCTTTTCTGATATCGGTTGCTACACACTCGCTTTTGCTCCGCCAATCAGCGCTCTCCATACAGCAATCTGCATGGGGGCAAGTATCGGAAACGCTGTGGGGATGGCCAAGGTCCATGGAAGCGACAAACCGATTATAGCAGCCATTGGGGATGGAACCTTTATCCATTCGGGCATGACACCTCTGTACGACGCGGTCTATACGCAGACAAATATTACAGTTGTCATACTGGATAACAGAATCACTGCCATGACAGGCGGCCAGCCTGCTGCGGAGAGCGGCTTCAGGGCAAATGGGGCGCCGACAGTGACAGTGGACCTGGATGCCCTCGTGAGAGGGATTGGCATAAAATTTGTAAAACACGTTGATCCTTATGATATCAAGGCATGCATTGAGGTTTTGAAAGAGGCGATTGCCTTTGAGGGACCGGCTGTAGTCCTTACAAACCGTCCATGTGCTCTCATGCCGAGAAAGATAAAAGACAAACCCTATATGGTTGTTGAAGAAAAATGCACAGGATGCGGCATCTGTATGTCATCAGGTTGCCCGGCAATAGGATTGTCCGACCAGGTAGCCAAGAAATCGAAGAAGGGCGAAAAGGCCAGGACTATCGACCTCAGCCTATGTACGGGATGCTCTGTGTGCGCGCAGCTTTGCGCGGTGCATGCAATCCAGTTGATAGAAAATTAA
- a CDS encoding AMP-binding protein, producing MNNGHWMTAKDVLRVNAHKWPNKIGAKDLYKEFTFKQWDERACRLANALTDVGLKKGDRFAALAYNCVEWMDIYAAAAKGGFICVPIMFRLSASEMEYNINHCEAKAFI from the coding sequence ATGAATAACGGTCATTGGATGACGGCAAAGGATGTACTGAGGGTCAATGCTCACAAATGGCCCAACAAGATAGGGGCAAAGGATCTTTACAAGGAATTTACCTTCAAACAGTGGGACGAGAGAGCGTGCAGACTTGCCAATGCCCTTACTGACGTTGGTCTGAAAAAAGGCGACAGATTTGCAGCCCTGGCGTACAATTGTGTTGAATGGATGGATATCTACGCTGCGGCAGCAAAGGGAGGATTCATCTGCGTGCCGATCATGTTCAGGTTGTCAGCCTCGGAGATGGAATATAACATCAACCACTGTGAGGCAAAGGCCTTTATCG
- a CDS encoding SRPBCC domain-containing protein — protein sequence MQILGKFTVKAPIQTLWNTLLEPETIGTCLPGAEKVEKIDEKTYDTVVKQKVGPIKVKLAFRNVLTVVQPPTHMELVGEGEDMTKLGHIKQKTTIDLKDLGNGEVEVSYESEVDVVGKLAMFGDRIMKSKAKDVEKEFTKNLAEKLRNLT from the coding sequence ATGCAAATCCTGGGAAAATTTACTGTAAAAGCTCCCATACAGACACTGTGGAACACGCTTCTCGAACCAGAGACAATAGGTACATGTCTGCCTGGTGCAGAGAAGGTGGAGAAGATCGATGAAAAGACTTATGACACTGTCGTGAAACAGAAAGTAGGCCCCATCAAGGTGAAACTCGCCTTCAGGAACGTGCTGACGGTCGTACAACCACCCACCCATATGGAACTTGTGGGTGAGGGCGAAGACATGACAAAGCTTGGACACATTAAACAGAAGACGACTATCGATTTAAAGGATCTTGGCAACGGCGAGGTCGAGGTTAGCTATGAGTCGGAGGTTGATGTTGTAGGAAAACTTGCCATGTTCGGCGACAGGATCATGAAAAGTAAGGCAAAAGATGTTGAGAAGGAGTTTACCAAAAATCTGGCCGAGAAGCTTAGAAATTTGACATAG
- a CDS encoding class I adenylate-forming enzyme family protein, with translation MNVSEMIARNSRMYPDKTALVEVDPVLKTRRVVTWKEFNDRINKVANALIDRGIKQGDKVHTLMYNCLEVLELQWGAMRAGAWIAPLNFRFTAQEIIYCSEVAEAKMMIFEEGFLDRIREVQPHLPKIKHYISIGKNTPKDMESLEEIMKQSSSKPVEIPLDDNDGCSLYFTSGTTGKPKPILLTNKNIECAAVTNNYSWNIKHNDNFLLLQPLYHAGGGMMWVGCVIVGAPAVLIKGMIKPIDVVDVVQKENVSILFMVVPWALDILGHYDRGELTTGQYDLKSCRLLSLGGQPVPPAVITRWLEKFPHMEYDTMYGLGEAMGPGCCHMTFKDMNRLGSIGKASFNWEARVVNEKGEDVVPGEVGELIVKGNGVMKEYYKNPEKTAETIRNGWCYTGDMAKADEEGYLYLVDRKKDVIIYGGENIYPVEIEDLLQHHPKIHDVGVIGIPDERLGEVVAAVIQVKPGEALTEKDVEKYCSDNLPKYKRPKHIFFDKVPRNPTGKIEKPVLREKYAGFGEMFKVK, from the coding sequence ATGAACGTATCCGAAATGATTGCTCGAAACAGCAGGATGTATCCCGATAAAACAGCATTAGTCGAAGTCGATCCGGTTCTCAAGACAAGAAGAGTGGTGACATGGAAGGAGTTTAACGACAGGATCAATAAAGTCGCGAATGCGCTGATCGATCGCGGCATCAAGCAAGGGGACAAGGTCCACACGCTCATGTATAACTGCCTGGAGGTTCTCGAACTTCAGTGGGGAGCGATGAGGGCTGGGGCATGGATCGCCCCTCTCAATTTTAGATTTACAGCCCAGGAGATCATCTATTGCAGTGAGGTTGCAGAGGCAAAGATGATGATCTTTGAAGAAGGTTTCCTTGACAGGATCCGTGAGGTACAACCTCATTTACCGAAGATAAAGCATTACATCAGTATCGGTAAGAACACACCTAAGGACATGGAATCCCTGGAAGAGATAATGAAACAGTCGTCGTCAAAACCGGTGGAGATACCGCTGGACGATAATGATGGGTGTTCGCTTTATTTTACCTCCGGTACGACAGGAAAACCTAAACCAATCCTTCTTACCAACAAGAATATTGAATGTGCGGCAGTCACTAATAACTACAGCTGGAATATAAAGCACAATGATAACTTTTTACTGCTTCAGCCTTTATACCATGCCGGCGGCGGAATGATGTGGGTTGGCTGTGTTATTGTAGGCGCCCCTGCAGTGCTCATCAAGGGGATGATAAAACCAATTGACGTAGTAGATGTGGTTCAGAAAGAAAATGTATCCATCCTGTTCATGGTTGTCCCGTGGGCCCTTGATATCCTCGGGCATTATGACCGCGGGGAGCTGACCACCGGGCAGTATGATCTGAAATCCTGTCGTCTTTTGTCCCTGGGAGGTCAGCCTGTGCCGCCCGCCGTGATCACACGCTGGCTTGAAAAGTTTCCGCACATGGAATACGACACGATGTACGGGTTGGGAGAGGCAATGGGACCGGGTTGTTGCCACATGACTTTTAAGGACATGAACAGATTGGGAAGTATTGGGAAGGCAAGCTTCAACTGGGAGGCGCGTGTCGTAAATGAAAAGGGTGAAGATGTTGTCCCGGGTGAAGTGGGCGAGTTGATCGTTAAAGGTAACGGCGTCATGAAGGAATATTACAAAAACCCGGAAAAGACCGCCGAGACCATCAGAAACGGATGGTGTTACACGGGTGACATGGCGAAAGCCGATGAGGAAGGATACCTTTATCTGGTGGATAGGAAGAAGGATGTGATCATCTACGGTGGAGAAAATATTTATCCTGTTGAGATCGAGGACCTGCTCCAGCATCATCCCAAGATCCATGATGTAGGTGTTATCGGCATCCCTGACGAAAGATTAGGGGAGGTCGTGGCAGCGGTTATTCAGGTCAAACCGGGTGAAGCACTGACGGAGAAAGATGTGGAAAAATATTGCAGTGACAATCTTCCTAAATATAAGCGGCCCAAACACATATTTTTCGATAAGGTACCCCGGAATCCAACTGGCAAAATAGAAAAACCCGTTCTGAGAGAGAAATACGCGGGTTTCGGAGAGATGTTCAAGGTCAAGTGA
- a CDS encoding xanthine dehydrogenase family protein molybdopterin-binding subunit: MEDNKKNYAVLGKSVPRVETPLKATGRAKYAADYETAGMLWGKIKRAPYAHARILGIDTSKAERLPGVKGVVVGKDFGGFKWGWQAHTRDESPLATDKVRYMYEGVAAVAAVNKDIAEEACDLIDVQYEELPAVFDPFEAMKEGAPLVHEDKPRNILVEYHWNFGDVDKAFDESYLVREDLFQTPRQSKGYIEPPAVLAWWEHDTLHYVGAKGSPYMLWRIFGRAFNLPLNKVRVIQPIIGCDFGGTKNDAHALDFSAILLAKKTGRPVKIVYSQWEELTTCLRRHAMWVRVKMGLTKDGLIKGLYTNVVADGGAYARMSPVTMYLTNGQCTVPYKIDNFRTDTWNIYTNNPMAAAMRGHGMYHTRYAIDCQLDLMAKELGIDPVEIRLRNSIDNPKPGETYYTVNKLRVATCGIKECIEQTAKLFEWDKYHKTKKNDGPIARGAGIGSSAFLSGARLTGHNSCSAVVRINEDGSVNVLTGASDVGQGSDTAMCAIAAEVLGVGMKDVEIKRVDTSYSYPDPGSYGSRVTIYAGEATMKAAEDAKQQLLEAAAKEMNVFAEELDIRDKKVFMKTDETRYLPWLDVVRAACYANIGNVVVGKGVSRKGTKGFSPKAFSTGEGDVGTNYGFAAQINEVEVDTETGVVRCTEKSSMADDCGFPLNPTIVETQCIGGSYHQSISSALYEEFIMDKGSTVNPNWIDLKRPRVYEAPFPKFAHVITNDPFGPFGVKEASEATTCTGAPAVINAIYDAVGVMIKDMPATPEKVWRALKEKREAEKKK; encoded by the coding sequence ATGGAAGACAATAAGAAAAACTATGCAGTGCTCGGAAAATCCGTACCCAGGGTTGAAACACCGCTCAAGGCAACCGGCCGGGCAAAATATGCAGCCGACTATGAAACGGCGGGTATGCTCTGGGGGAAGATAAAGAGGGCGCCCTATGCCCACGCGAGGATACTCGGCATCGATACAAGCAAGGCCGAGCGTCTGCCCGGCGTAAAAGGAGTGGTCGTCGGGAAAGACTTCGGCGGGTTCAAGTGGGGATGGCAGGCACACACCCGTGATGAGTCGCCCCTGGCAACGGACAAGGTCAGATATATGTATGAGGGAGTGGCGGCAGTAGCCGCTGTCAACAAAGACATCGCCGAAGAGGCATGTGATCTTATCGACGTTCAGTACGAGGAACTCCCTGCAGTGTTCGATCCCTTTGAGGCTATGAAAGAAGGGGCTCCCCTCGTGCACGAGGACAAACCGAGAAACATTCTCGTAGAATACCACTGGAACTTCGGCGACGTGGATAAGGCCTTCGACGAATCCTATCTTGTAAGGGAAGACTTATTTCAGACGCCGAGGCAGTCCAAGGGCTACATCGAGCCCCCTGCCGTGCTTGCATGGTGGGAGCATGACACACTCCATTACGTAGGGGCAAAAGGCAGCCCCTATATGCTCTGGAGGATCTTCGGCAGGGCTTTCAACCTTCCGTTGAACAAGGTGCGGGTCATTCAACCTATTATTGGCTGTGACTTCGGAGGAACAAAGAACGATGCCCATGCCCTGGACTTTTCTGCGATCCTTCTCGCCAAAAAGACCGGAAGACCGGTCAAGATCGTTTACTCGCAGTGGGAAGAATTGACGACCTGTCTCAGACGCCACGCCATGTGGGTCAGGGTAAAGATGGGCCTTACAAAGGATGGACTGATCAAGGGTCTTTACACGAACGTCGTCGCTGACGGCGGGGCGTATGCCCGGATGAGCCCTGTCACCATGTACCTGACAAACGGTCAGTGTACGGTACCATATAAAATAGATAACTTCAGAACAGACACCTGGAATATCTACACCAACAACCCCATGGCCGCCGCGATGAGGGGCCACGGTATGTACCATACCAGGTACGCGATCGATTGTCAGCTTGACCTTATGGCAAAGGAGCTTGGCATCGACCCGGTGGAGATCAGGCTCAGAAACTCCATCGACAACCCGAAACCCGGTGAGACGTACTACACTGTGAACAAGCTCCGGGTTGCCACCTGCGGGATCAAGGAGTGCATCGAGCAGACAGCAAAGCTCTTTGAGTGGGACAAATACCACAAGACCAAAAAGAATGACGGGCCTATTGCCCGCGGCGCCGGCATCGGGTCCTCGGCCTTTTTGAGTGGCGCACGGCTTACGGGTCACAACTCCTGTTCTGCAGTCGTCAGGATCAACGAGGACGGGAGCGTCAACGTCCTGACAGGCGCCTCGGACGTCGGCCAGGGTTCCGATACGGCCATGTGTGCAATCGCCGCAGAGGTGCTGGGGGTTGGCATGAAGGACGTGGAGATCAAACGGGTCGACACCTCTTACTCTTACCCCGACCCCGGGTCGTACGGCAGCAGGGTCACCATCTACGCCGGAGAGGCGACAATGAAAGCGGCGGAAGATGCAAAACAGCAGCTCCTGGAGGCGGCCGCGAAGGAGATGAACGTCTTTGCCGAGGAACTGGATATAAGGGACAAAAAGGTCTTCATGAAGACCGATGAGACACGGTACCTCCCGTGGCTGGACGTCGTACGGGCGGCCTGTTACGCCAATATCGGCAACGTCGTCGTAGGGAAAGGTGTTTCACGGAAGGGCACAAAGGGTTTTTCTCCAAAGGCCTTTTCAACTGGTGAAGGGGACGTGGGAACGAACTACGGTTTTGCCGCCCAGATCAATGAGGTCGAGGTAGACACAGAGACGGGCGTGGTCAGATGCACCGAGAAGAGCTCCATGGCGGATGACTGCGGTTTTCCGCTTAACCCTACTATTGTTGAGACACAGTGTATCGGCGGATCGTACCACCAGTCCATCTCGTCAGCCCTCTATGAAGAATTCATCATGGACAAGGGATCGACGGTCAATCCGAATTGGATCGACCTAAAAAGGCCCCGGGTGTACGAGGCGCCGTTCCCAAAATTTGCCCATGTCATCACGAACGATCCCTTCGGTCCCTTCGGCGTGAAAGAAGCAAGTGAAGCAACAACGTGTACGGGCGCACCCGCAGTAATCAACGCGATCTATGACGCAGTGGGCGTGATGATAAAGGATATGCCGGCGACCCCTGAAAAGGTGTGGCGGGCGCTTAAAGAAAAGAGAGAAGCGGAAAAAAAGAAATAG
- a CDS encoding 2-hydroxyacyl-CoA dehydratase family protein: METTNDKGLALVETYYKDYGCQARAMKKAGKRAMGYISAVAPVEIINAAGFTPVRIKGDPNEAVTKAYSSMETLVCPFLLNAFDLALKGKYDYLDGIVIPHTCDSVSRTYEVWKRNFPLPYYHFLNVPHLDGAPSLAFFTQILKTFIKSLEQFTGNGISEKNLAHAVLAYNELRQAMRDLYDLRKPDQPLISGIEMIKLLVAVKALPVDESAALVRQVTEEVKGRTISSPQKPLRIMLVGDQIDDTGLIEIIEKTGAQVVMDDVSVGSKLYYADIETTSDPVYGIAEYYLEKVSLPTFYRDRGGSYDENLELRFGHLKRFISEFNVDAVILLVYKNCDPYGFEVPATISYIESLGKPVFYVEDEYSSSSSSRLKTRIEAFLEMFTQERR, translated from the coding sequence ATGGAAACAACGAATGATAAGGGATTAGCATTGGTTGAGACATATTACAAGGACTATGGATGCCAGGCAAGGGCCATGAAAAAGGCAGGAAAGAGGGCAATGGGTTATATATCCGCCGTAGCCCCCGTCGAGATTATCAACGCGGCCGGTTTTACTCCGGTCAGGATTAAGGGTGACCCCAATGAAGCTGTCACGAAGGCTTATAGCAGCATGGAAACACTCGTCTGCCCCTTTTTGTTGAACGCTTTTGATCTGGCCCTGAAAGGCAAGTATGATTACCTGGACGGTATTGTTATCCCTCACACATGCGACAGCGTGAGCCGTACTTACGAAGTATGGAAGCGTAATTTCCCGCTGCCGTATTATCACTTCCTGAATGTGCCGCACCTCGACGGTGCCCCTTCATTGGCGTTCTTCACGCAGATCCTTAAAACGTTTATCAAAAGCCTGGAACAGTTTACAGGTAATGGGATATCTGAAAAGAACCTGGCCCATGCGGTGCTGGCCTATAACGAACTAAGACAGGCCATGAGAGATCTCTATGATCTGCGAAAGCCTGATCAACCGTTGATCTCCGGTATCGAAATGATAAAGCTTCTCGTGGCCGTTAAGGCGTTGCCCGTGGATGAGTCGGCGGCGTTAGTCCGGCAGGTTACTGAAGAGGTGAAGGGACGGACAATATCTTCACCGCAGAAACCTTTGCGAATCATGCTTGTGGGTGACCAGATTGACGATACAGGCCTGATCGAGATCATTGAGAAGACAGGCGCACAGGTGGTGATGGATGATGTCTCTGTCGGCAGCAAACTCTATTACGCCGACATAGAAACGACGTCCGACCCCGTTTACGGCATCGCGGAGTATTATCTGGAAAAGGTCAGCCTGCCGACATTTTACAGGGATAGAGGCGGCAGTTATGACGAGAATCTTGAGTTGCGGTTCGGACACCTGAAAAGGTTTATTTCCGAGTTTAATGTGGATGCCGTGATTCTCCTGGTCTATAAGAATTGTGACCCCTATGGGTTCGAGGTTCCGGCAACAATAAGTTACATCGAGTCATTGGGCAAGCCTGTCTTTTATGTCGAGGATGAGTATTCCTCTTCATCGTCGAGCAGATTAAAGACCAGAATTGAGGCATTCCTCGAGATGTTTACTCAGGAAAGGAGATGA
- a CDS encoding (2Fe-2S)-binding protein, with protein sequence MKEKLRDIKFKLNGKEVEIAVNPKTLLLELLREELKLTGTRTGCEVSACGACTVNLDGKAVRSCSILAVQVNGHEVVTIEGVADGEKLHPIQEAMVNHGAIECGFCTSGMVMSARALLLDNPRATREDIKKALQGNMCADSGYVKYVEAIEIAAKVMQGK encoded by the coding sequence ATGAAGGAAAAATTGAGAGATATTAAATTTAAGCTCAATGGAAAAGAGGTTGAAATCGCAGTAAATCCAAAGACGCTGCTGCTGGAGCTTTTACGGGAAGAGTTGAAACTGACCGGTACGAGGACAGGCTGCGAGGTAAGTGCATGCGGTGCATGTACGGTCAATCTGGATGGCAAGGCAGTTCGGTCATGTTCAATACTAGCGGTCCAGGTTAACGGCCATGAAGTGGTAACGATAGAGGGAGTTGCTGACGGAGAAAAACTGCACCCGATCCAGGAGGCGATGGTCAACCACGGCGCCATCGAGTGCGGTTTCTGCACCTCCGGGATGGTCATGTCGGCGAGAGCACTTCTTCTGGATAATCCGCGGGCCACGCGGGAGGACATAAAAAAGGCCCTTCAGGGCAATATGTGTGCGGACAGCGGGTACGTCAAATACGTAGAAGCCATAGAAATAGCAGCCAAGGTCATGCAGGGAAAGTGA
- a CDS encoding 2-hydroxyacyl-CoA dehydratase family protein has product MAEERKQRMTATAAAAKIPKMVRANFTANLKAKEEGRPVAFSFIVNCYDEILRAMDIVPAWAESYSGICAAKRDAGKYLEKAESQNFSRSLCTYATCGLGFEYWRNELGGEMPPDAPWGGIARPDFILGTGQMLCDPRYKWPQAAQHYMQDVPAYIGGFYWPPYDENMDQREVENYYLKYAVDELKGAIAFIEKQTQKKMDWNKLEEITDLVDRTWDMFIDAYELRKARPTPMDTGDAMNTMVPLAFMLGTQEAYDFYKDLYDELKGRIDKKEGVAEDEKYRLLWGAGLPPWFALSDFQYFNNKGAVFPAERTYREAERIDRLDLPKLSDPLERIALRWMRYWTHWYDAARKRKGSIPEVERLIEYIEDYQIDGVVFHKAFSCRTWHSGILLQAQILKEVYREIPILVLEGDIVDISSYNEGATHLRIDAFIEVLENLKNKC; this is encoded by the coding sequence ATGGCAGAAGAAAGAAAACAGAGAATGACTGCAACAGCAGCTGCAGCGAAGATCCCCAAGATGGTGCGGGCAAACTTTACGGCTAATCTGAAGGCCAAGGAGGAAGGAAGGCCGGTGGCTTTCAGCTTTATTGTCAACTGTTATGATGAGATCCTGAGGGCCATGGATATCGTTCCTGCCTGGGCAGAAAGCTATTCAGGTATATGCGCCGCGAAACGCGACGCAGGAAAATACCTGGAAAAGGCCGAATCGCAGAATTTCTCCCGCTCCCTTTGTACATATGCAACATGCGGCCTGGGCTTTGAGTACTGGAGGAACGAACTTGGCGGCGAGATGCCGCCTGACGCACCATGGGGCGGTATAGCCAGGCCTGATTTTATCCTTGGAACAGGTCAGATGCTCTGTGATCCAAGATATAAATGGCCTCAGGCGGCACAGCACTATATGCAGGATGTGCCTGCCTATATAGGTGGGTTTTATTGGCCTCCTTATGATGAAAACATGGACCAGAGAGAGGTTGAGAATTACTACCTGAAATATGCCGTCGACGAACTGAAAGGGGCCATCGCCTTTATAGAAAAACAGACCCAGAAGAAAATGGATTGGAACAAATTGGAGGAAATAACGGACCTTGTCGACCGGACCTGGGATATGTTTATTGACGCCTACGAACTGCGAAAGGCGAGACCTACTCCAATGGACACCGGCGACGCTATGAACACGATGGTCCCTCTCGCGTTTATGCTCGGGACCCAGGAGGCATACGATTTCTATAAGGACCTATACGACGAGCTCAAAGGTAGAATCGACAAAAAAGAAGGTGTCGCTGAAGATGAAAAGTACAGGCTGTTATGGGGCGCAGGATTGCCGCCATGGTTCGCGTTGAGCGATTTTCAATACTTCAATAACAAGGGAGCGGTCTTCCCTGCCGAAAGGACCTACCGTGAAGCGGAAAGGATTGACAGGCTTGACCTGCCGAAACTGAGCGATCCGCTTGAACGGATCGCATTAAGATGGATGAGATACTGGACACATTGGTATGACGCTGCCAGAAAGCGGAAAGGTTCTATACCTGAGGTGGAGCGACTCATAGAATACATTGAGGACTATCAGATCGATGGGGTTGTGTTTCACAAGGCCTTTTCCTGTCGCACATGGCATTCGGGCATCCTGCTGCAAGCACAGATATTGAAAGAGGTCTATCGGGAGATCCCGATACTTGTGCTGGAAGGTGATATTGTTGATATCAGTTCCTATAATGAGGGAGCTACACATTTACGTATAGATGCTTTCATCGAGGTGTTGGAGAATTTAAAGAACAAGTGCTAA
- a CDS encoding indolepyruvate oxidoreductase subunit beta produces MKETATNVYVVGVGGQGAVMATELTSEVALAAGYDVKKGEVHGMSQRGGIIASHARFGKNITSPVIGKGEADYILAFEAVEALRSIEYLKPNGTIIVNEQQIVPPIAHFLKIQYPDKVKEKLEDGKRKVITLNAFEKAVEVGSELLVNTLLLGVLSKLLELPEKAWKEVLVNRFGTKMLDLNMKAFEAGRAMKF; encoded by the coding sequence ATGAAAGAAACGGCGACAAATGTCTATGTAGTCGGTGTAGGAGGCCAGGGGGCTGTAATGGCAACGGAGCTTACGAGCGAAGTGGCCCTGGCTGCAGGATATGACGTAAAAAAAGGCGAGGTTCATGGTATGTCGCAAAGGGGCGGGATAATCGCAAGCCACGCCCGCTTTGGCAAGAATATCACTTCTCCCGTTATAGGAAAAGGCGAAGCGGATTATATTCTGGCTTTTGAGGCGGTCGAGGCCCTGCGCAGCATCGAGTATCTGAAGCCCAACGGTACTATCATTGTCAATGAGCAACAGATAGTTCCTCCCATTGCCCACTTCCTGAAGATACAGTATCCGGACAAAGTGAAGGAGAAGCTGGAGGATGGGAAACGCAAGGTAATAACACTGAACGCCTTTGAAAAGGCAGTAGAGGTAGGGAGCGAATTGCTGGTCAATACCCTGTTGCTGGGTGTACTTTCAAAGCTGCTTGAGCTTCCGGAAAAGGCATGGAAAGAGGTTCTGGTCAATCGTTTTGGAACAAAGATGCTCGACCTGAACATGAAAGCCTTTGAGGCGGGAAGGGCAATGAAATTTTAA